The DNA sequence ATCTGAGCCAGGAAGGACTGTCCGTCCACATTCACCGAGGACAGGTTGACACCAGAGATGTCCATGATGGTGGGAGCCAGGTCGATGTTCAGAACAGGAGCCTGGGAGGAAAAAAGCTTAGAGCGACgctaacctgtgtgtgtgtgtctgtgtgtctgtgtgtgtgtgtgtctgtgtgtgtctctgtgtgtgtgtctgtctgtgtgtgtgtgtgtgtgtgtctgtgtgtgtctctgtgtgtgtgtgtctgtctctctgtgtgcgtttgtgtctctgtctctgtgtgcgtttgtgtctctctctgtgtgtgtgtgtgtgtctctgtgtctgtgtgtctgtctctctgtgtgcgtgtgtctctctgtgtgtgtgtgtgtctgtgtgttctgacctGCAGCGTCTGGTTGGGTTTAATACCAGGACCACGGACCATGAGCGGCACCTTGATGTCGAACTCGTACAGCTGCCTCTTGTCGATGGGCAGAGAGAACTGACCTGGAGCAGACACCACCGAGTTAGCCTGAGAACCAGGAAGTGAACTCTGAGCGGCTTAGCTAAGCTACAGCTAGCGAGCTACGCTAAGTTGGTTCTGCGCTAAGTAAACAGAGTCCACATCAGTCACAGGACGGGCCTCTTCCTGTCAGAGGTTCTGCTGACGGCGACACCAACACCTCCACTTTCTTCAGTTATTCTGTGGGACGTGTGTGAGTCTTATGACCCCTCTTCCTTTTTCATACCGTTTTCATAGCAGCCCACTTCCTGCAGTGTGTCCCAGAACATCTGCCGTGCAGACACCAGGTGTTCTATTAACCCTGAAAGGCCTGAGCACCTGTAGGAACTGGCAGCTCCAGCTTTCAAAGCTGGATCCGCCTCCatttctgcagagcagcttcaagTTGTTGacccacttcctgttcctgaaaAGGCCTCCTGCAATGCTCATACTGCTTCATGTGACGCCGCCCTGTTTTCTACCCTCAGGCCCTGCAGCGCTCTGAACCCGCTGGCTGCTGGTGCAGGTGTAATCCCTGTCTGGAAGTGTGACTGAGTGAAAGTGAGCAGACCTGTGTGGTAGCCGTTGTCTGAGGTGTAGAAGATGTAGGTGTTGTCCAGCTCCTTCATACCGTCCAGCTTCTTCACCAGCGTCTCCACCATGTCGTCCACCGACAGCAGCGTCTGCCACCTGCCGGAGGGTTCAtcagtacatgtgtgtgtttgtatgtgaagCTCTGAGGGTCGAGcagcctcacctcctcctgtaGGCGTTGTCCAGGAATGTGAGCGTGCTGTTGGGCATGGGGCTGACGGGCTGGCGCAGCAGCCAGTGTTTGTCCTGAAACACACGCAGACAGACCCAGGTGAGCAGGAAGTGCCTTTACAAACAGGACTCACGGGTTCTCGTCTGACTTCCTGCCGGCCTGACCTTCCCCAGCTTGTCGAAGCTGCCGTCTCGGGGGGCTTGGACGTTGCCGAACTCTTTCTGGTACTGAGGCGCCGCCGTCCAGGGGGAGTGAGGAGCCGGGGTCGACAGCATCATGAAGAAGGGATGCTGAGGGCTGTGGTCGTCAAGGAAACGAAGGGACTGGTTCAACTGGACGCACAGGAAGAGAATCAATGTGGCGCCGAGCGAAACATTCAcatttatacaaacacacagaggagaggagcaggaggcgaTCACACAGAGCCAGTCTGATCAATAACTTAACCCTTTCCTGATGCCCAGGGGACACTAGCTAGGCTCAGCTGTCACCTGAccaggaaacagaaacataataCCTTCTAATAACTCCAGGTGTTTGTTGTGTTCACAGAGGACTGCAGGTGATGATTAACTGTCACACCGCTGACTCATTAACCCTTCGTATTTCTGTGACAACAGCTGATTCAGACAGTTTGAAGTTCTTCCCATAAATTCTGACATGAGCATGGACTTGTGCTGAAGTCActgcaccctgtgtgtgtgtgtgtgtgtgtgtgtgtgtgtgtgtgtgtgcgtggtgaTACTCACTATCAGGTCTGTGAGGTAATCCTCCTGATAGCTGTCACCGTGCTTTTCTTCTTTCCCGTTCACTGACAGCGTGTAGTTGTAGTACTGAGAGTTTCCTGCCTGCACGTCCAACACGACAAGAGCCATTTAAAATCaacagaatatgtgtgtgtgtgtgtgtgtgtgtgtgtgtgtgtgtgtgtgtgtgtgtgtgtgtgtgtgtgtgtgtgtgtacaggactCACCAGTGCATGCCACTGGTCCCAGCCTGGTGGAACATGCTCCACACCTCCAGCCTCTTTCTTACCGTACTGAAGGTATAAGACATGGTTAAATTAGCATCAGACgttagctagcatgctaacagctgtGAGGTGCTGATTTTTGACActtatgtaaaaaaacaaaaacactctgATGTGTTAGCATCTTAGCTTAGCGTGCTAATTAGCTGTCTGTTTTAACCAAACACACCACAGAGCTGGAACTCTGTCGGACTGccgggtgtgtgtgtttgtttgtcttcatgTTTAAGTCTGACAaaactcaaacatgtctttCTGTAATGTATCCTCTGGGGACCACGACTGGCTGCAGACCATCAACACCCCGGTCACATACCCAGGTAAATATCACACCACCTGCAACACAGGCTGCTAACACACGGTGTACCGACATTCATACATTCATGGTCTCCAGATGACGTGTGGTTTGGACCTGGTTGATCCGCTTTCTTGTCCCACTGTGAGGTTTTTGTGCTTTTCAAACTTGTGGTTCAACACGAGCTGTTAGCTTGAAGCATAGAAGGCTTCATCTACGCTGACCTCATACACTCACTGAACCAATATAGACCTGTGATATCGAATGAGCATGTTAGCATGGTTAGCATTGGTCATGGCTACCCATCGACCCAGAGCCCTGCTGTTGTGTGTCAGACCTGGTTGAGGTACTTCCCAGCAAAGAACGTCTGATATTTCTGTTTGCCGAGGTAGACGGGGAAGGCCTCGGACTCGGGGCCTTTCTGCCACACCGGGCTGGAGCAGTTCCCGGACAGGGAGTTGTTCCTGACCTCGTGGTTGTGGGGGTACCTGCCCGTCAGAATGCTGCTCCTGCTCGGGCAGCAGAGCGGCGAGACTGTGAacttcagaggaggaggaggaagtgagaagaggaagagaggaggcgAGGAGGGGATGACAAAAGAGAAGCATGACAGGAGGACGCCGTCAGTGTGATCATCAGGTGCTGCAGGGCCCAGCCGACAGGGGCCAAACACGTGGTTCAGGGCCCTCCAAAGGGACACACCACACAAGCTGCTGTGAGCTAGAGACAGTGAAGTACTCACAGCGTTCACAAACGTGGCTCCTGCCTCTCCTATCAGAGCTTTGGTTTTCTTCATGGGCGTctggagagaacacacacacacacacacagacacacacacacacacaggtgtgattAAAGGAggtgtgttttatgtctttataGGAGTCACATGACCGAGCGTGCAGTGTTCTGTGTTTAGGTGTCTGTGCCTCTGGTCTGTAGGTTTGGGGCTTGGTCACATGACATGGACCCTAAATATATTCTACATATAATAAACAGAATGCTACAtgagttcagcagctctgattggtccgagGCCACATGTCACACAGTGTGAGAAACTCCACAGAAACACAGGTTTAAAGTCACATTCTCTGATGGATCGATCCAGGTGATCGATCAGCAGCCACTCACCAGCCCCCCTAGCTGAACGTCCTGGTCGTCGGTGAGGATCAGGACGATGTTGCTGGCCTTGGCGCCGTCCGCCCACCTGACGCAGCAGGTGAGCGCCGTGAGGAGCGCGACAGCTGCCCGGAGGAGTCCTCTCCGCTGCCGGCCTGTCCCGGCTCCGGATCCGCTCCTCACACCTGCCATCATCTGGGGGACCAGCAGAGATCCGGACCTGCTGTTCGGTAACGGTCCGGTTCGGTTCGGTTCCCTGTACAAGCGGGAGGACGCGTGAGAGAGGAGAGCGCGTGCAGACTGGACGGACCAGCTTCAAAGTTTGAGGAAGTGAAGCCgaaagtcacatgaccagactggggggggggggggggggggcggagtgaggacagaggacaccgtgtacaacacacacacacacacacacacacacacacacacacacaccgcagatACTTTCTCTGAACTTTCATCactaattattaatattatatcaCTTTATATTGAATTATATTCAATTTAACACAATGAATACGAAGGTTAAATAACTAGAATTAGACTTTAAACATGTGTGTTTCGCAATAAAACTCATGCACGTGTGCATCATGTATGAAGAAGAGATTCCCAAGATGCAGAGTGACCTATCGATCTGATCCATCAGCACTTCCTTTCAATCTATCAGCTTTGAGTCTGCAGCCtctgactgtcagagctgataTGATGATGAGTTACACGATGATCTGCTTCCTGTCATGGTTTAACTGTTGAGTCAACAGGTGGACTGACCGTGTaagaacccacacacacagtgtttgtttgttaaatgtCACATTATTATCTGTAGGACTTATTTTACAGCTGCACATGttgacattcacacacatactacACAATATTATCTTTgctttgtaaatgtgtttgtggcttTATTATAACTGATATTGCGTGAATATAAATAATAGTTCAGATATTTATTTGTAACTTTTATTTAACTTCTAGCCTTCTTTTTGGACTCGTCCTTTC is a window from the Parambassis ranga chromosome 12, fParRan2.1, whole genome shotgun sequence genome containing:
- the gnsb gene encoding glucosamine (N-acetyl)-6-sulfatase (Sanfilippo disease IIID), b, with translation MMAGVRSGSGAGTGRQRRGLLRAAVALLTALTCCVRWADGAKASNIVLILTDDQDVQLGGLTPMKKTKALIGEAGATFVNAFTVSPLCCPSRSSILTGRYPHNHEVRNNSLSGNCSSPVWQKGPESEAFPVYLGKQKYQTFFAGKYLNQYGKKEAGGVEHVPPGWDQWHALAGNSQYYNYTLSVNGKEEKHGDSYQEDYLTDLILNQSLRFLDDHSPQHPFFMMLSTPAPHSPWTAAPQYQKEFGNVQAPRDGSFDKLGKDKHWLLRQPVSPMPNSTLTFLDNAYRRRWQTLLSVDDMVETLVKKLDGMKELDNTYIFYTSDNGYHTGQFSLPIDKRQLYEFDIKVPLMVRGPGIKPNQTLQAPVLNIDLAPTIMDISGVNLSSVNVDGQSFLAQMAPSLRNGTVRPFFLVEYTGEGHPTSDPACPKLGPGLSECFPDCVCEDAYNNTYACVRTLDGQTNMQYCEFADSESFVEVYNLAADPYQLENILKKVDPSVLQTMNQRLIKLQSCVGDSCRNIS